One Massilia sp. 9096 genomic window carries:
- a CDS encoding haloacid dehalogenase type II — protein sequence MRDAANPNRPALLLFDINQTLLDLAPLQASIRAILPGADSPKLWFTTMLQHAMAMSLAGRHAPLPEIGTAVLCMLAAGKGIELAPAQAAAALRPITRLPAHPDVAPALARLRAAGVRMAALSNSTTAGLRAQLDYAGIARYFDAAFSVDEVGVYKPHARVYLEAVRRMRVTPGQAMLVAAHGWDTAGAGWAGLQTAFVARDGERPFPLADRPTLDVADLGELADRLGA from the coding sequence ATGCGTGATGCCGCCAATCCGAACCGCCCCGCCCTGCTGCTGTTCGACATCAACCAGACCTTGCTCGACCTGGCGCCGCTGCAAGCCAGCATCCGCGCCATCCTGCCCGGCGCCGACAGTCCCAAGCTGTGGTTCACCACGATGCTGCAGCACGCGATGGCGATGAGCCTGGCCGGGCGCCACGCGCCGCTGCCCGAGATCGGCACCGCCGTGCTGTGCATGCTGGCCGCCGGCAAGGGCATCGAGCTGGCCCCCGCGCAGGCCGCGGCCGCGCTCCGCCCGATCACGCGCCTGCCCGCGCACCCGGACGTGGCGCCCGCGCTCGCGCGCCTGCGCGCAGCGGGCGTGCGCATGGCGGCGCTGTCCAATTCGACCACGGCCGGCCTGCGCGCCCAGCTCGATTATGCCGGCATCGCCCGCTACTTCGACGCCGCCTTCAGCGTCGACGAAGTGGGCGTCTACAAGCCGCATGCGCGCGTCTACCTGGAGGCGGTGCGGCGCATGCGCGTGACGCCTGGCCAGGCCATGCTGGTCGCCGCGCACGGCTGGGACACGGCCGGCGCCGGCTGGGCCGGCCTGCAGACCGCTTTCGTCGCGCGCGACGGCGAACGCCCGTTCCCGCTGGCCGACCGTCCGACCCTGGACGTGGCCGACCTGGGCGAGCTGGCCGACCGCCTCGGCGCCTGA
- a CDS encoding glycosyltransferase family 9 protein, giving the protein MIERRQALAAAARPAPHATASGIDAAHPPGQRAAIPAAIDAASHVVSQAAASVPAGEPPLIDPTLLAGADKILFIAHLALGDFTYLQSCFQAFAQAHPQLKIHLWVDERRRTRKPAAWPHLKKYALYDWLDECPCFDKVYKETYSPALYRRSLAEARREGYPVVVSLAELERHKYAILARKISPQGFVVGQKKPVRRFDFFKKTIYRRLDAFILALPSSAYGGQHISDIYAGWFARLFGLHIAPAARFPVLAVGERWRRYARAQFAAWGFATGPGAPPVLFLNAYSKSVERSWPLDRIIELIRAMQAQQAWRGAGFVVNVVPEDLARARALFAAAGLDRTHLFSAEDNFFQLPAVLSLCSLIVSVETAVMHLANAVHVPVIALMRQKTPHWAPIDKANSTVITVQRAQDWVDRIGVLEVMDVLARHAPAAGATETTTAHGA; this is encoded by the coding sequence GTGATCGAACGCCGCCAAGCCCTTGCCGCCGCCGCTCGTCCGGCGCCCCATGCGACCGCTTCCGGCATCGACGCGGCGCACCCGCCGGGCCAGCGGGCCGCGATCCCTGCGGCGATCGATGCGGCCAGCCACGTCGTCAGCCAGGCCGCAGCGTCCGTCCCCGCAGGCGAGCCGCCGCTAATCGATCCGACCCTGCTGGCCGGCGCCGACAAGATCCTGTTCATCGCGCACCTGGCGCTGGGCGACTTCACTTACCTGCAAAGCTGCTTCCAGGCCTTTGCGCAGGCCCACCCGCAGCTGAAAATCCACCTGTGGGTCGACGAGCGCCGCCGCACGCGCAAGCCTGCCGCCTGGCCGCACCTGAAAAAATACGCGCTGTACGACTGGCTCGACGAGTGCCCGTGTTTCGACAAGGTCTACAAGGAGACCTACAGCCCGGCCTTGTACCGCCGCTCGCTGGCCGAGGCCCGGCGCGAAGGCTATCCCGTCGTCGTCTCGCTGGCCGAACTCGAGCGCCACAAGTACGCGATCCTGGCCCGCAAGATCAGTCCGCAGGGTTTCGTGGTCGGACAAAAAAAGCCGGTGCGCCGCTTCGACTTCTTCAAGAAGACCATCTACCGCAGGCTGGACGCCTTCATTCTGGCGCTGCCCTCGTCCGCATACGGCGGCCAGCACATCAGCGACATCTATGCCGGCTGGTTCGCGCGCCTGTTCGGCCTGCACATCGCCCCGGCGGCGCGCTTCCCGGTGCTGGCCGTCGGCGAGCGCTGGCGCCGCTACGCGCGCGCGCAGTTCGCCGCCTGGGGTTTCGCCACCGGCCCGGGCGCGCCGCCCGTGCTGTTCCTGAACGCCTATTCCAAATCGGTCGAGCGCAGCTGGCCGCTCGACCGCATCATCGAACTGATCCGCGCAATGCAGGCCCAGCAAGCCTGGCGCGGGGCGGGTTTCGTGGTCAACGTGGTCCCGGAAGATTTGGCGCGGGCGCGCGCGCTGTTTGCCGCCGCCGGGCTCGATCGCACCCACCTGTTCAGCGCCGAGGACAACTTTTTCCAGCTCCCGGCCGTGCTGAGCCTGTGCAGCCTGATCGTCTCGGTCGAGACCGCGGTCATGCACCTGGCCAATGCCGTGCACGTCCCCGTGATCGCGCTGATGCGCCAGAAAACCCCGCACTGGGCGCCGATCGACAAGGCCAACAGCACCGTCATCACGGTGCAGCGCGCGCAGGACTGGGTCGACCGCATCGGCGTGCTGGAGGTCATGGACGTGCTGGCGCGGCATGCGCCGGCTGCTGGGGCAACGGAGACCACGACGGCGCACGGCGCGTGA
- a CDS encoding LysE family translocator encodes MLTPDQFFAFLAAAILLTLSPGPDNMMVLGIGMAKGRARGMAFGLGCALGCLSHTLLAVIGVSALIAASPLAFAALKVCGGLYLAWMGFKAIRSRGGAAVGRAEGVVESARTLFLRGVFANAINPKVALFFLSFLPQFVAAGRGDANVQTGLLGIVFTVQAAILFGLLGFFSGAVGAWLGRRPRAGMWLDRIAGAIFIGLGVRLIVAR; translated from the coding sequence ATGCTGACGCCCGACCAGTTCTTCGCTTTCCTCGCCGCCGCCATCCTGCTGACCTTGTCCCCGGGGCCGGACAACATGATGGTGCTGGGGATCGGCATGGCCAAGGGACGCGCACGCGGGATGGCCTTCGGCCTGGGCTGCGCGCTCGGGTGCCTGAGCCATACGCTGCTGGCCGTGATCGGGGTGAGCGCCCTGATCGCGGCCTCGCCGCTGGCGTTCGCGGCGCTCAAGGTGTGCGGCGGCCTGTACCTGGCATGGATGGGATTCAAGGCGATCCGCAGCCGGGGCGGCGCGGCGGTCGGGCGCGCCGAGGGCGTGGTGGAATCCGCGCGCACGCTGTTCCTGCGCGGGGTGTTCGCCAACGCCATCAATCCGAAAGTCGCGCTGTTCTTCCTGTCGTTCCTGCCCCAGTTCGTGGCCGCCGGGCGCGGTGACGCCAACGTGCAGACCGGCCTGCTCGGCATCGTGTTCACGGTCCAGGCGGCCATCCTGTTCGGACTGCTCGGCTTCTTTTCCGGCGCCGTCGGCGCCTGGCTGGGCCGCAGGCCGCGTGCCGGCATGTGGCTCGACCGCATCGCCGGGGCGATCTTCATCGGACTCGGCGTGCGCCTGATCGTCGCGCGCTGA
- a CDS encoding metallophosphoesterase, protein MPKAKRNRFVQGATERLLGAVLAGGVAARLSYRLGGLGRVGVTRHEVALPPGLRLARPLRVGFASDFHAGPTTAPALFDDLLAAIRREAPDVLLLGGDYVSFAAHHIDALQAFLRAAHAPFGTFAVLGNHDVWNGRACVEAGLRDAGIEVLVNRSLPLPEPFGSVSICGIDDPWLGAPAAGPTFAQAGPVRIYLMHSPDGLHWLDGQQFALGLAGHTHGGQIALRDGTPLFHAGGPWSREHTYGRFELPGNGTLVVSRGVGCSAIPLRMNADPELLICTLA, encoded by the coding sequence ATGCCAAAAGCGAAACGTAACCGCTTCGTCCAGGGCGCCACCGAGCGCCTGCTGGGCGCGGTCCTCGCGGGCGGGGTCGCCGCGCGCCTGAGCTACCGGCTCGGCGGGCTGGGCCGCGTCGGCGTTACCCGCCACGAGGTCGCGCTGCCGCCCGGGCTGCGCCTGGCGCGCCCGCTGCGCGTCGGTTTCGCGTCCGATTTCCACGCCGGCCCGACCACCGCCCCGGCCCTGTTCGACGACCTGCTGGCGGCGATCCGGCGCGAAGCGCCCGACGTGCTGCTGCTGGGCGGCGACTACGTCTCGTTCGCCGCGCACCATATCGATGCGTTGCAAGCCTTCCTGCGCGCTGCGCATGCGCCTTTCGGCACCTTTGCGGTGCTCGGCAACCACGACGTGTGGAACGGGCGCGCGTGCGTCGAGGCCGGTTTGCGCGATGCCGGCATCGAGGTGCTGGTCAACCGCAGCCTGCCGCTGCCGGAACCGTTCGGGTCGGTCAGCATCTGCGGCATCGACGATCCCTGGCTGGGCGCGCCCGCGGCCGGCCCCACGTTCGCGCAGGCCGGCCCGGTGCGCATCTACCTGATGCATTCGCCCGACGGGTTGCACTGGCTGGACGGCCAGCAGTTCGCGCTCGGCCTGGCCGGCCACACGCACGGCGGCCAGATCGCCCTGCGCGACGGCACGCCGCTGTTCCACGCCGGCGGCCCATGGTCGCGCGAGCACACCTACGGCCGCTTCGAGCTGCCGGGCAACGGTACCCTGGTCGTAAGCCGCGGCGTCGGCTGCTCGGCGATTCCGCTGCGCATGAACGCCGATCCGGAGCTGCTGATCTGTACGCTCGCCTGA
- a CDS encoding amino acid permease → MSLFRTKNLDNMVASTQAPGGLKKVLGPMDLILMGIGAIVGTGIFVLTGTGALTAGPALTISFIVAAIACGFAAMCYAEFASTVPVAGSIYTYSYAVLGEVVAWMIGWDLLLEYGLATSTVAVGWSGYFQSLLHGYGLDLPTALSAAPGARVGVHTVMNLPALCIMLFLTWMLSLGVRESARVNNVMVAIKMTIVLLFIIFGFGHVNTANWQPYAPFGASGIMSAAALVFFAFIGFDAVTSAAEEVKRPARDLPIGIIGSLGICTLLYVVVAAIMTGIVPFQKFAGVDHPVSLALEYAGVNWLAQWTNVGAILGMTTVMLVMAYGQTRILFAMSRDGLLPAKLSTVHPKYGTPYFATWLVGIVFGVIAAFVPLNVLAELVNIGTLAAFCLVSVSVIVLRKKRPDLKRAFRCPGVPVVPAIAVVFCLALMSFLSALTWIAFLVWLVLGLVVYFGYARSRSALNGVTQ, encoded by the coding sequence GTGAGTCTTTTCAGAACCAAGAATCTCGACAACATGGTGGCCAGCACGCAGGCGCCCGGCGGCCTGAAGAAAGTGCTGGGGCCGATGGACCTGATCCTGATGGGGATCGGGGCGATCGTCGGCACCGGCATCTTCGTGCTGACCGGCACCGGTGCGCTGACCGCCGGTCCGGCGCTGACGATTTCCTTCATCGTCGCCGCGATCGCCTGCGGCTTCGCCGCCATGTGCTATGCCGAGTTCGCGTCGACGGTGCCCGTGGCCGGTTCGATCTATACCTATAGTTATGCCGTGCTGGGCGAAGTGGTGGCCTGGATGATCGGCTGGGACTTGCTGCTCGAATATGGCTTGGCGACCTCGACCGTGGCGGTCGGCTGGTCGGGCTACTTCCAGTCGCTGCTGCACGGCTACGGACTGGACCTGCCGACGGCCCTCAGCGCCGCTCCGGGCGCGCGCGTGGGCGTGCACACGGTGATGAACCTGCCGGCGCTGTGCATCATGCTGTTCCTGACCTGGATGCTGTCGCTGGGCGTGCGCGAATCGGCGCGCGTCAACAACGTCATGGTGGCGATCAAGATGACCATCGTGCTGCTGTTCATCATCTTCGGCTTCGGCCACGTCAACACCGCCAACTGGCAGCCGTACGCGCCGTTCGGCGCCTCGGGCATCATGAGCGCCGCCGCGCTGGTGTTCTTCGCCTTCATCGGCTTCGACGCGGTGACCTCGGCCGCCGAGGAAGTCAAGCGTCCGGCGCGCGACCTGCCGATCGGCATCATCGGTTCGCTCGGCATCTGCACGCTGCTCTACGTCGTGGTGGCCGCCATCATGACCGGCATCGTGCCGTTCCAGAAGTTTGCCGGCGTCGACCACCCGGTCTCGCTGGCGCTCGAATACGCCGGCGTGAACTGGCTGGCGCAGTGGACCAACGTCGGCGCGATCCTCGGCATGACCACCGTGATGCTGGTGATGGCCTACGGCCAGACCCGCATCCTGTTCGCGATGTCGCGCGACGGCCTGCTGCCGGCCAAGCTCTCCACCGTGCACCCGAAATACGGCACCCCGTACTTCGCGACCTGGCTGGTCGGCATCGTGTTCGGCGTGATCGCCGCCTTCGTGCCGCTCAACGTCCTGGCCGAGCTGGTCAACATCGGCACTTTGGCCGCTTTCTGCCTGGTGTCGGTGTCGGTGATCGTGCTGCGCAAGAAGCGCCCGGACCTGAAGCGCGCGTTCCGCTGCCCGGGCGTGCCGGTGGTGCCGGCCATCGCCGTGGTGTTCTGCCTGGCGCTGATGTCCTTCCTGTCGGCCCTGACCTGGATCGCCTTCCTGGTCTGGCTGGTGCTGGGTCTGGTCGTGTACTTCGGTTATGCACGTAGCCGTTCGGCATTGAACGGTGTGACCCAGTAA
- a CDS encoding iron-containing redox enzyme family protein — translation MNQTFVAETRTAQANTSARLIQPPRSKALYFSLLDTPDGAAVAAARDYLRAQIEVARAEPADLPDTVAELPGWIHGRAESVGLAYREYLAGRKQGAPRRYFGSMSHALYFLKGAAPTKLVDGAWLYGTLSHWENPDFHALIKTYLEELGDGVPDKNHVTLYRRLLAAHGCEHWESLSDEHFVQGAIQLALAYNADAMLPEIVGYNLGYEQLPLHLLITSYELNELGIDPYYFTLHVTVDNAGSGHAHKAVVALRNLMAQSSDPAAFYRRVLDGYRLNELGAGTSAIIGSFDLEAELVEIFRAKAVIGQNMHSDYCRVGGRSVNDWLSDPEQTPGFLRALEDAGWIQRGQEVEQSRFWRLIQGERAEMFGVFSSYEQQVLRDWIVTPVEADCAVRTGRVLSHRARQRTLDKLNQANARSGYPERGLIRRRNAGAEVAGDNELRQLEERVAAATGKPEAMSMLARLMSPSVHHTAIGLMASRMYSRLLDA, via the coding sequence ATGAACCAGACTTTTGTGGCGGAGACCCGCACGGCACAAGCCAATACCTCGGCCCGCCTGATCCAACCCCCGCGCTCGAAAGCGCTGTACTTCTCGCTGCTCGACACGCCGGATGGCGCCGCCGTCGCCGCCGCGCGCGACTACCTGCGCGCCCAGATCGAAGTGGCGCGCGCCGAGCCGGCCGACCTGCCCGACACGGTCGCCGAGCTGCCGGGCTGGATCCACGGCCGCGCCGAGAGCGTCGGCCTGGCCTACCGCGAATACCTGGCCGGCCGCAAGCAGGGCGCCCCGCGCCGCTACTTCGGCAGCATGTCGCACGCGCTGTACTTCCTGAAAGGCGCGGCGCCGACCAAGCTGGTCGACGGCGCCTGGCTGTACGGCACGCTGTCGCACTGGGAAAACCCCGATTTCCACGCGCTGATCAAGACCTACCTGGAAGAGCTGGGCGACGGCGTGCCCGACAAGAACCACGTCACGCTGTACCGCCGCCTGCTGGCCGCGCATGGCTGCGAACACTGGGAGTCGCTGTCCGACGAACATTTCGTGCAGGGCGCGATCCAGCTGGCGCTGGCCTACAACGCCGACGCCATGCTGCCCGAGATCGTCGGCTACAACCTCGGCTACGAACAGCTGCCGCTGCACCTCCTGATCACTTCGTACGAGCTGAACGAGCTGGGCATCGACCCGTATTACTTCACGCTGCACGTCACCGTCGACAACGCCGGCAGCGGCCATGCGCACAAGGCCGTGGTGGCGCTGCGTAACCTGATGGCGCAGTCGAGCGACCCTGCGGCGTTCTACCGCCGCGTGCTGGACGGCTACCGCCTGAACGAGCTGGGCGCCGGCACCAGCGCCATCATCGGCTCGTTCGACCTGGAAGCGGAACTGGTCGAGATCTTCCGCGCCAAGGCCGTGATCGGCCAGAACATGCACTCGGACTACTGCCGCGTGGGCGGACGCTCGGTCAACGACTGGCTGTCCGATCCCGAGCAGACTCCTGGTTTCCTGCGCGCCCTGGAAGACGCGGGCTGGATCCAGCGCGGCCAGGAAGTCGAGCAGAGCCGCTTCTGGCGCCTGATCCAGGGCGAGCGCGCCGAGATGTTCGGCGTGTTCTCGAGCTACGAGCAGCAGGTCCTGCGCGACTGGATCGTCACCCCGGTCGAGGCCGATTGCGCGGTGCGCACCGGCCGCGTGCTGAGCCACCGCGCGCGCCAGCGCACGCTCGACAAGCTGAACCAGGCGAACGCGCGCAGCGGCTATCCGGAGCGCGGCCTGATCCGCCGCCGCAACGCCGGCGCCGAGGTCGCCGGCGACAACGAACTGCGCCAGCTCGAGGAGCGCGTCGCCGCCGCCACCGGCAAGCCGGAGGCGATGTCCATGCTGGCGCGCCTGATGTCGCCTTCAGTGCATCATACGGCCATCGGGCTCATGGCTAGCCGCATGTATTCGCGCCTGCTGGACGCCTGA